A genomic segment from Paramixta manurensis encodes:
- a CDS encoding endonuclease/exonuclease/phosphatase family protein: MSQNAHGFTFKVLTINTHKGFTSFNRRFILPELREAVRATSADIVFLQEVMGTHALHPLQVENWPDTPHYEFLADTMWNDYAYGRNAVYPEGHHGNAVLSRFPIVAYENRDISVAGTEKRGMLHCQLKVPDRDITLHVICVHLGLRDAHRHAQMKMMCELIASLPPDAPLVVAGDFNDWQLRANKILKRGANLEEVFSRKNGRPARTFPARLPLLRLDRIYVRNAGASHPWALPMRPWSHLSDHAPLAVEIHL; this comes from the coding sequence ATGTCACAAAACGCGCATGGATTTACATTTAAAGTCCTGACGATTAATACTCACAAGGGTTTCACTAGCTTTAACCGCCGTTTTATTCTGCCGGAGCTCCGGGAAGCGGTGCGCGCGACCTCGGCAGATATTGTCTTTCTGCAAGAAGTGATGGGAACCCATGCCCTGCATCCGTTACAGGTTGAGAACTGGCCTGACACACCTCATTACGAATTTTTGGCCGATACCATGTGGAATGATTACGCTTACGGGCGTAATGCCGTCTATCCAGAGGGGCATCACGGCAATGCCGTGCTTTCACGCTTCCCAATCGTTGCGTATGAAAATCGTGATATTTCCGTGGCCGGCACGGAAAAACGCGGCATGTTGCATTGCCAACTCAAAGTGCCGGATCGCGATATTACGTTACATGTTATCTGCGTTCACCTCGGCCTACGCGACGCGCACCGCCATGCGCAAATGAAAATGATGTGTGAACTCATCGCCTCCTTGCCACCCGACGCGCCGCTGGTGGTTGCCGGTGATTTTAATGACTGGCAGCTACGCGCCAACAAAATCCTTAAACGTGGCGCCAACCTGGAGGAAGTTTTCAGCCGTAAAAACGGTCGTCCGGCACGCACTTTCCCTGCCCGCCTACCCTTGCTACGCCTTGATCGCATTTATGTGCGTAATGCTGGCGCGAGCCATCCCTGGGCGCTGCCGATGCGGCCTTGGTCACACCTATCCGATCACGCCCCGTTGGCGGTGGAGATCCATCTATGA
- the rhlE gene encoding ATP-dependent RNA helicase RhlE, with translation MSFDSLGLSADILRAVTEQGYREPTPIQRQAIPVVLAGRDLMATAQTGTGKTAGFTLPLLQRLSANPPAKGRRPVRALILTPTRELAAQVGENVREYSQYLNIRSLVVFGGVSINPQMMKLRGGVDVLVATPGRLLDLEHQNAVDLSKVEVLVLDEADRMLDMGFIHDIRRVLAKLPPKRQNLLFSATFSDEIRTLAEKLLHNPEQVEVAHRNTASEQVSQQVHFVDKKRKRELLSFLIGRDNWQQVLVFTRTKHGANHLAEQLNKDGITAAAIHGNKSQGARTRALSDFKAGQIRVLVATDIAARGLDIEELPHVVNYELPNVPEDYVHRIGRTGRAAATGAALSLVCVDEHKLLRDIERLLKREIPRLAIPGYEPDPSIKAEPIQNGRQQRGGAGNRGGNGQGGERRRSSEAKPAAPRRPRQGENNSQPRRPRRSKPANNG, from the coding sequence ATGTCTTTTGATTCTCTCGGCCTGAGTGCCGATATTTTGCGTGCGGTTACGGAACAAGGCTACCGCGAGCCGACCCCTATTCAACGTCAGGCGATCCCGGTGGTACTGGCGGGGCGCGATTTAATGGCAACCGCGCAAACCGGAACCGGTAAAACCGCAGGCTTTACCTTACCGTTATTACAACGCTTGAGCGCTAATCCACCCGCCAAAGGGCGGCGTCCGGTACGCGCGCTGATCCTTACGCCGACGCGTGAGTTAGCGGCCCAGGTGGGCGAAAACGTACGTGAGTACAGCCAATATCTGAATATTCGTTCGCTGGTGGTGTTTGGCGGCGTGAGCATCAATCCGCAAATGATGAAATTGCGCGGCGGGGTAGATGTGTTGGTGGCGACGCCGGGCCGTCTGCTGGATCTGGAACATCAGAACGCGGTTGACCTGTCGAAAGTGGAAGTCCTGGTTTTGGACGAAGCCGATCGGATGCTTGATATGGGCTTTATTCACGATATTCGCCGCGTGTTGGCGAAACTGCCGCCGAAGCGACAAAACCTGCTGTTCTCCGCCACCTTTTCCGACGAGATTCGTACATTGGCGGAAAAATTGTTGCATAACCCAGAGCAAGTGGAAGTGGCGCATCGTAATACCGCGTCCGAGCAAGTCAGTCAGCAAGTGCATTTTGTTGATAAGAAACGCAAGCGGGAGCTACTCTCCTTCCTGATTGGACGTGATAACTGGCAGCAAGTTCTGGTGTTTACGCGTACCAAGCATGGCGCCAACCATCTGGCTGAACAGTTAAATAAAGATGGGATTACCGCAGCGGCAATCCACGGCAATAAAAGCCAGGGCGCACGTACACGCGCATTGAGTGATTTTAAAGCCGGGCAAATTCGGGTGCTGGTGGCGACCGATATTGCTGCGCGTGGCCTGGATATTGAAGAGTTACCGCATGTGGTTAACTATGAGTTGCCGAACGTGCCGGAAGATTATGTGCATCGCATCGGGCGAACAGGCCGTGCGGCAGCCACTGGCGCGGCTTTGTCGCTGGTCTGTGTCGACGAGCATAAACTGCTGCGTGATATTGAGCGCTTGCTGAAGCGTGAAATTCCGCGTCTGGCAATCCCAGGTTATGAGCCAGACCCGTCTATCAAGGCTGAGCCCATTCAAAATGGTCGCCAACAGCGCGGCGGCGCGGGCAACCGTGGCGGTAACGGGCAGGGCGGAGAACGTCGGCGCAGCAGCGAGGCCAAACCAGCCGCGCCGCGCCGTCCGCGTCAGGGCGAGAATAACAGCCAGCCGCGTCGCCCACGTCGTTCTAAACCGGCGAATAACGGCTAA
- a CDS encoding contact-dependent growth inhibition system immunity protein, which translates to MDTDSTKPCELDTVVIVYFGQDADLIDENCDFDNLLNDYFSTATEFNLRMLLANLTEIENQEDGYKVIIDRYRGDFLPDRWDMTPDAWVSNVKSRLVDYMNKKGYSTKLSHF; encoded by the coding sequence ATGGATACTGATTCAACTAAACCCTGCGAGCTTGATACCGTCGTTATCGTTTATTTTGGGCAGGACGCTGACCTTATTGATGAGAACTGCGATTTTGATAATTTGCTTAACGACTATTTCAGCACCGCTACAGAATTTAATTTAAGAATGTTACTGGCTAACCTTACCGAGATTGAGAACCAAGAAGACGGCTATAAGGTGATTATCGACCGATACCGGGGGGATTTTTTGCCGGACCGTTGGGATATGACGCCTGATGCGTGGGTAAGCAATGTTAAATCACGATTGGTTGATTACATGAATAAAAAAGGCTACTCGACTAAGTTATCACATTTTTAA
- the dusC gene encoding tRNA dihydrouridine(16) synthase DusC produces MRILLAPMEGVLDSLVRQLLTEVNDYDLCITEFLRVVDQLLPVKSFYRLCPELHHASLTPAGTPVRVQLLGQHPQWLAENAARAVELGSWGVDLNCGCPSKVVNGSGGGATLLKDPELIYRGAKAMREAVPAALPVTVKIRLGWDSGARQFEIADAVQQAGASELVVHGRTKQDGYKAEAINWSAIGEIRQRLTIPVIANGEIWDGQSAQDCLKVTGCDAIMIGRGALNVPNLSRVIKYGEARMAWPDVMQLLQKYVRLEKQGDTGMYHVARIKQWLGYLRKEYQEAEGLFSEIRTLRDSGAIAAVIDGGLH; encoded by the coding sequence ATGCGTATATTACTGGCACCGATGGAAGGCGTACTGGATTCACTGGTGCGCCAACTGCTCACTGAAGTTAACGATTACGATCTCTGCATCACCGAGTTTTTACGGGTGGTGGATCAACTATTGCCGGTCAAATCCTTTTATCGTCTCTGCCCTGAGTTGCACCATGCCAGTCTCACGCCAGCCGGGACGCCAGTGCGCGTACAACTGCTCGGGCAGCATCCGCAATGGTTAGCGGAAAACGCGGCGCGAGCGGTTGAACTGGGTTCCTGGGGGGTCGACCTGAATTGTGGTTGCCCTTCGAAAGTCGTGAACGGGAGCGGCGGCGGCGCGACATTGTTGAAAGATCCTGAGCTGATTTATCGCGGCGCGAAGGCCATGCGTGAAGCGGTACCTGCCGCGTTGCCGGTAACGGTAAAGATACGCCTTGGTTGGGACTCTGGCGCACGCCAGTTTGAAATCGCCGATGCGGTTCAGCAGGCCGGAGCCAGCGAATTAGTGGTTCACGGGCGCACAAAGCAGGACGGTTATAAAGCGGAAGCGATTAACTGGTCGGCGATAGGTGAGATCCGTCAGCGTTTAACCATTCCGGTGATTGCCAATGGTGAAATTTGGGACGGACAAAGCGCACAGGATTGCCTGAAGGTAACCGGCTGTGACGCCATAATGATTGGGCGCGGAGCGCTTAATGTGCCGAACCTAAGCCGGGTGATTAAATATGGCGAAGCGCGGATGGCGTGGCCGGACGTGATGCAACTGCTACAGAAATATGTTCGGCTGGAAAAGCAGGGCGACACTGGCATGTATCACGTGGCGCGTATCAAACAGTGGCTTGGCTACCTGCGTAAAGAGTACCAAGAAGCGGAAGGGTTGTTTAGCGAGATCCGTACGCTGAGGGATTCCGGTGCGATTGCCGCCGTCATCGATGGTGGTTTGCACTAA
- a CDS encoding YbhQ family protein, which yields MKWSNRIQIVTGQTCVHIALHLLLIAALVWGWKHQALVQVSTILLATYATIFLAMLLTQRIHRLRNLGDFLEDVTTTWYFGAAMLVLFLLSRVVHNNLVLGCMGVVMLVGPALVSLLAKEPTHRVQKKRS from the coding sequence ATGAAATGGTCTAACCGTATTCAGATTGTCACCGGACAAACCTGTGTACACATCGCACTGCATCTGTTGCTGATTGCAGCCTTGGTTTGGGGATGGAAGCACCAGGCATTGGTTCAGGTCAGTACCATTCTGTTAGCGACCTATGCCACGATCTTTCTTGCTATGCTGTTGACGCAGCGCATCCACCGCTTACGTAACCTCGGGGATTTTCTCGAAGACGTCACCACCACCTGGTATTTTGGCGCCGCTATGTTGGTGCTGTTTCTGCTTTCACGGGTAGTGCATAACAATCTGGTGTTGGGTTGCATGGGTGTCGTGATGTTAGTTGGGCCGGCGCTGGTTTCTTTGCTGGCGAAAGAGCCTACGCATCGGGTGCAAAAGAAACGGAGCTAA
- the fetA gene encoding iron efflux ABC transporter ATP-binding subunit FetA, with product MSRRSPLLTVNNLSYLQQGVTLLAPISFELALGEQVMLSGPSGCGKSTLLKLIASLLTPSGGRIALHGRDSAEFKPEAWRQQVSYCFQTPSLFGETVYANLAFPYVIRQQPVVREPLINWLARLGLPAAILDKPIASLSGGERQRVALLRNLQFMPAVLLLDEVTSALDDSNKQLVRELIRSLRQEHPLTVLWVSHDREEIAEATRVITMTPATQRSRVS from the coding sequence ATGTCGCGACGTTCTCCGTTATTAACGGTAAACAATCTCAGCTACCTCCAGCAGGGGGTTACACTGCTGGCGCCGATTTCGTTTGAGCTGGCGTTGGGAGAGCAGGTCATGCTTTCTGGCCCCTCTGGCTGTGGGAAAAGTACCTTACTTAAGTTAATTGCCTCGTTACTGACGCCTTCCGGCGGCCGTATTGCGTTGCATGGGCGCGACAGCGCCGAGTTCAAACCGGAAGCCTGGCGTCAACAGGTGTCGTATTGCTTTCAAACGCCCTCGCTGTTTGGCGAAACGGTCTACGCTAACCTGGCATTTCCCTATGTGATCCGCCAGCAACCGGTTGTACGGGAACCGCTGATTAACTGGCTGGCGCGCCTCGGTTTGCCCGCCGCAATACTGGATAAACCGATTGCGTCATTGTCGGGCGGTGAAAGGCAGCGTGTGGCGTTGTTACGCAACTTACAGTTTATGCCGGCGGTCTTGTTATTGGATGAAGTCACCAGCGCGTTGGATGACAGCAATAAACAGTTGGTTCGCGAACTGATCCGCTCGCTACGACAAGAACATCCCTTAACGGTGTTATGGGTTAGCCACGATCGGGAAGAAATCGCGGAGGCTACGCGGGTGATAACCATGACGCCCGCCACACAACGGAGCAGGGTGTCATGA
- a CDS encoding lysylphosphatidylglycerol synthase domain-containing protein, with translation MSKAHPKWTLFKKILTWLFFIAVIILLVVYARKINWQDVWHVIIHYNRREILTAVALVVVSYLTYGIYDLIGRVYCGHKLAKRQVMLVSFICYAFNLTLSTWVGGVAMRYRLYSRLGLPGSTITRIFSLSIATNWLGYILLSGVVFSAGMVPIPAGWFVGEGTLRVIGIALLVFVAFYLALCAFSKRRHWSVRGQKLALPSLRMALFQFAVSCANWLVMGAIIWLLLAQQVGYPVVLGVLLISSIAGVIIHIPAGIGVLEAVFLALLSGQHASHGAIIAALLAYRVLYFILPLLLALVLYLWLESRAKQLREKNQRKMEKPAG, from the coding sequence ATGTCGAAAGCCCATCCTAAATGGACGCTATTCAAAAAAATCCTCACTTGGCTGTTTTTTATCGCGGTCATTATCTTGTTGGTGGTGTACGCGCGAAAAATCAATTGGCAAGATGTCTGGCATGTCATCATCCACTACAACCGCCGCGAGATCCTGACGGCAGTGGCGTTGGTGGTCGTCAGCTATCTGACCTATGGCATTTACGATCTGATCGGGCGCGTCTATTGCGGACACAAACTGGCCAAACGCCAAGTGATGCTGGTGTCGTTTATCTGCTACGCCTTTAACCTGACGCTAAGCACATGGGTGGGTGGCGTAGCGATGCGTTACCGGCTTTACTCACGGCTTGGGCTGCCGGGCAGTACCATCACCCGCATTTTTTCACTCAGTATTGCCACCAACTGGCTGGGTTATATTCTGCTTTCCGGCGTGGTGTTCAGCGCCGGGATGGTGCCTATCCCCGCCGGTTGGTTTGTCGGCGAAGGAACCCTGCGCGTAATCGGCATCGCTTTGCTGGTCTTTGTGGCGTTTTATTTGGCTCTCTGTGCGTTCTCTAAGCGTCGCCACTGGAGCGTGAGAGGCCAAAAGTTAGCGCTGCCCTCGTTGCGTATGGCGTTGTTTCAGTTTGCGGTCTCTTGCGCCAATTGGTTGGTAATGGGCGCGATTATCTGGCTGCTACTGGCGCAACAGGTCGGCTATCCGGTGGTATTGGGGGTGTTGCTGATTAGCAGTATTGCCGGGGTGATTATTCATATTCCGGCCGGGATCGGCGTACTGGAAGCGGTATTTCTAGCCTTGCTAAGCGGACAGCACGCTTCGCACGGCGCGATTATCGCCGCCTTGCTGGCCTACCGCGTGCTCTATTTTATTTTGCCGCTGTTACTGGCACTGGTGTTGTATTTATGGCTGGAAAGCCGGGCAAAACAGTTGCGGGAGAAAAACCAGCGTAAGATGGAAAAACCCGCCGGTTGA
- a CDS encoding L,D-transpeptidase family protein: MKKSIRAIVSLALTVAAFSHSAFAVVYPLPAANSRLIGDNLEITVPEDSKLPLEAFAAQYQMGLSNLLEANPGVDVYLPKAGSKLVIPQQLILPDAPREGIVINSAEMRLYYYPKGTKTVVVLPIGIGELGKDTPINWTTTVQRKKDGPTWTPTKKMHEEYASRGESLPEVFPAGPDNPMGLYALYIGRLYAIHGTNANFGIGLRVSHGCVRLRADDIKWLFDNVPVGTRVQFIDQPVKATVEPDGSRYVEVHNPLSTTEEQFNSSAPVPLSITPAVSKIVVDAGVNQSDVDAALKARSGIPMKINSVADNSAAPTAVPEAEGAQPKEEPMTPVTPQGANVLDPNAAAQPQPADAQQNAQPQADGNAAPVTNENTTENAPAATAPEQTDQSSSAAPQSTDN, translated from the coding sequence ATGAAAAAGAGCATTCGCGCGATCGTATCACTGGCACTGACTGTGGCCGCTTTCAGCCACTCGGCTTTTGCCGTCGTTTATCCGCTTCCGGCCGCTAATAGCCGCCTGATCGGTGACAATTTGGAAATTACCGTCCCTGAAGACAGCAAACTTCCGCTGGAAGCTTTTGCCGCACAATACCAAATGGGCCTCAGCAACCTGTTGGAAGCGAACCCCGGCGTGGATGTGTATCTGCCTAAAGCGGGAAGCAAACTGGTTATTCCTCAGCAATTGATTCTGCCCGACGCGCCGCGCGAAGGCATTGTTATCAATAGCGCGGAAATGCGCCTCTACTACTACCCGAAAGGGACTAAAACGGTGGTGGTGTTGCCGATCGGTATCGGTGAGTTAGGGAAAGATACCCCGATTAACTGGACAACCACCGTTCAGCGTAAGAAAGATGGCCCAACCTGGACGCCGACCAAGAAAATGCATGAAGAGTATGCGTCGCGCGGGGAATCTTTGCCTGAGGTGTTCCCGGCCGGGCCAGACAACCCGATGGGGCTTTATGCATTGTACATCGGGCGCTTGTACGCGATTCACGGCACCAACGCTAACTTTGGTATTGGTTTGCGCGTCAGTCACGGCTGCGTGCGCCTGCGTGCCGATGATATTAAATGGCTGTTTGACAACGTACCGGTTGGTACGCGCGTGCAGTTTATCGACCAGCCGGTGAAAGCCACGGTTGAACCCGATGGTTCACGCTATGTCGAAGTGCATAATCCGTTGTCGACCACCGAAGAGCAGTTTAATTCAAGCGCGCCGGTTCCGTTGAGCATTACCCCTGCGGTCAGCAAAATCGTCGTGGATGCTGGTGTGAACCAAAGTGATGTGGATGCCGCGTTGAAAGCACGTAGCGGTATTCCGATGAAAATCAATAGCGTAGCTGATAACAGCGCGGCACCGACTGCGGTGCCGGAAGCCGAGGGTGCGCAGCCGAAAGAGGAACCGATGACCCCGGTAACGCCACAAGGCGCGAATGTGTTGGATCCGAACGCCGCCGCACAACCGCAGCCGGCCGATGCGCAACAAAACGCGCAACCGCAGGCGGACGGTAACGCCGCGCCGGTAACCAACGAAAATACGACCGAGAATGCCCCGGCAGCCACTGCGCCAGAGCAAACCGATCAATCTTCTTCTGCCGCGCCGCAGTCAACAGACAATTGA
- the clsB gene encoding cardiolipin synthase ClsB, translated as MNMAWREGNRITLLENGDEFFPRVFEAIRRAQHSLLLETFILFEDSVGKALHAVLLEAAQRGVVIEMMVDGYGSPDLSDEFVHSLTSAGVRFLYYDPRPLVFGMRTNVFRRLHRKIVVADGVIAFVGGINFSAEHNTDYGPEAKQDYAVEVKGPIVDDIAGYVQHAIGSEQTIGRWWNHRSHRPTVNTTPGEAQALFVFRDNDQHRDDIEQHYLDMLHSAQQDVVIANAYFFPGYRLLREMRNAAQRGVRVRLVVQGEPDMPIVKVGAELLYNYLVDAGVEIYEYRRRPLHGKVAVKDGQWSTVGSSNLDPLSLSLNLEANLIIHDSQFNRELRNNLDRLIAEDCQQVDESLLPKRTWWHLTKSVIVFHFLRHFPAIAGWLPAHTPKLTQVKPPVQPELETQDRVDTDNPGVKP; from the coding sequence ATGAATATGGCGTGGCGCGAAGGAAACCGCATTACGTTGCTGGAAAATGGCGATGAATTTTTTCCACGCGTATTTGAAGCTATTCGCCGTGCGCAACACAGCCTGCTGCTGGAAACCTTTATTCTGTTTGAAGATTCGGTAGGTAAAGCGTTACACGCAGTCTTGTTGGAAGCCGCGCAGCGCGGTGTGGTGATTGAAATGATGGTGGACGGCTACGGCTCACCGGATCTCTCCGATGAATTTGTACATAGCCTAACCTCCGCTGGCGTACGATTTCTTTATTACGATCCACGCCCTTTAGTGTTCGGCATGCGTACCAACGTGTTTCGTCGTCTGCACCGTAAAATCGTGGTGGCCGATGGCGTCATCGCCTTTGTCGGCGGGATCAACTTTTCTGCCGAGCACAATACCGATTACGGCCCGGAAGCGAAACAGGACTATGCCGTTGAAGTGAAAGGCCCGATTGTTGACGATATTGCCGGTTATGTTCAGCACGCGATAGGCAGTGAACAGACTATTGGTCGTTGGTGGAATCACCGCTCACACCGTCCAACGGTTAACACTACGCCCGGCGAGGCGCAGGCGCTGTTTGTTTTTCGCGATAATGACCAACACCGCGACGATATTGAGCAACACTATCTGGATATGTTGCACAGCGCGCAACAGGATGTGGTTATTGCCAATGCCTATTTCTTTCCCGGCTACCGGCTGTTACGTGAAATGCGTAATGCGGCACAACGTGGCGTCAGGGTCCGACTGGTGGTACAGGGTGAACCAGATATGCCGATTGTCAAAGTCGGCGCTGAGTTACTGTATAACTACTTGGTTGATGCTGGCGTGGAGATTTATGAATATCGCCGTCGGCCGTTACACGGCAAAGTGGCGGTAAAAGATGGGCAATGGTCGACCGTGGGTTCCAGTAATCTTGACCCGCTGAGTTTGTCACTTAATCTGGAAGCTAATCTGATTATTCACGATAGCCAGTTTAACCGTGAATTGCGTAACAACCTTGACCGGCTGATTGCCGAAGATTGCCAACAGGTCGATGAGAGCCTGCTGCCGAAGCGCACCTGGTGGCACCTCACCAAGAGCGTGATTGTGTTTCACTTTTTACGCCACTTCCCCGCCATCGCCGGCTGGTTACCCGCCCATACACCGAAACTCACCCAGGTTAAGCCGCCGGTGCAGCCGGAGCTTGAAACGCAGGATCGCGTGGATACCGATAACCCCGGAGTTAAACCCTGA
- a CDS encoding glycoside hydrolase family 15 protein, with amino-acid sequence MTEIKRKIEDHGIIGDLRTCALIACDGTIDYFCWPNLDSPSIFSALLDSDAAGLFSLAPDWQDCRRQQIYLPDTNILQTRWLAREGVAEMTDYMPLCDQEDRQPRIIRRIKMVQGEARFRLRCAPVHDYARAKTHAQLRDNHVEFTAEGQPGLRLAATCELQVEGGAAVSEFTLKSGQHAEFMFGSVDDEHLDEIQTETCFRDTLSYWRNWAKKSTYRGRWQEMVNRSALVLKLLTSWQHGSIAAAATFGLPEEHGGERNWDYRASWIRDASFSVYALMRLGYVTEAKRFTKWVGRCVENSQRDKEKLQVMYRLDSGTELQESELLNLSGYAGSTPVRIGNDAWRQTQLDIYGELMDAIYLANKYGEAISHRGWENVSRMIDYVCENWNQPDAGIWEMRGEPQHFLHSRLMCWVALDRALRLGIKRSLPMPFARWDKVRSEIREDIWQNFWNAERGHFTSTRGGKYLDASMLLMPLVRFVSATDPDWIATLDAIKDKLVSDGLVRRYDMAETPADDLRGEEGSFAACSFWYVECLARAGRIEEAHFEFEKLLSYANPLGLYAEEFDYRGYALGNTPQALSHLALISAAFFLNRRLSGEDPLWQP; translated from the coding sequence ATGACAGAAATTAAACGTAAAATTGAAGACCACGGTATTATCGGCGATTTGCGCACCTGCGCACTGATTGCCTGCGATGGCACCATCGATTACTTCTGTTGGCCAAACCTTGATAGCCCATCAATATTTAGTGCGCTGCTGGATAGTGACGCTGCGGGATTATTCAGCCTGGCGCCCGATTGGCAGGATTGCCGCCGCCAACAAATCTACTTACCGGACACCAATATCTTACAAACCCGCTGGCTGGCGCGCGAAGGCGTGGCGGAGATGACCGACTATATGCCGCTGTGCGATCAAGAAGATCGTCAACCACGCATTATTCGGCGTATAAAAATGGTACAAGGCGAAGCACGCTTTCGGCTGCGCTGTGCGCCGGTACATGATTACGCTCGCGCGAAAACGCATGCGCAACTGCGCGATAATCATGTCGAATTTACCGCTGAAGGCCAACCGGGATTACGCCTCGCCGCGACCTGCGAACTCCAGGTTGAAGGCGGTGCCGCCGTCAGCGAGTTTACCCTCAAATCAGGCCAACACGCCGAATTTATGTTTGGCAGCGTCGATGATGAACATCTTGATGAAATACAGACCGAGACCTGCTTTCGCGACACGCTCAGTTACTGGCGCAACTGGGCGAAAAAGAGCACTTACCGCGGACGCTGGCAAGAGATGGTTAACCGTTCTGCGCTGGTGCTAAAGCTGCTCACCTCATGGCAACACGGCTCCATTGCCGCCGCCGCCACCTTTGGCCTACCGGAAGAGCACGGTGGCGAACGTAACTGGGATTATCGCGCTTCCTGGATCCGGGATGCCTCCTTTAGCGTCTACGCATTAATGCGCCTGGGTTATGTCACCGAGGCCAAACGTTTTACCAAATGGGTGGGCCGCTGCGTTGAGAATAGCCAGCGCGATAAGGAAAAACTGCAAGTGATGTACCGTCTCGATAGCGGCACCGAACTGCAAGAGAGCGAGTTGTTAAACCTCTCCGGCTATGCCGGTTCCACCCCGGTACGTATCGGAAACGACGCCTGGCGCCAAACCCAACTGGATATTTACGGCGAGTTAATGGACGCCATTTATCTGGCGAATAAATATGGCGAGGCTATTTCCCATCGCGGTTGGGAGAACGTTAGCCGGATGATCGATTACGTTTGTGAAAACTGGAACCAACCCGACGCCGGAATTTGGGAGATGCGTGGAGAACCACAGCATTTTCTTCACTCGCGCCTGATGTGCTGGGTGGCGCTAGATCGTGCGCTACGGCTGGGAATAAAACGCTCGCTGCCGATGCCCTTTGCGCGATGGGATAAAGTCCGTAGCGAGATTCGCGAGGATATTTGGCAGAATTTCTGGAACGCAGAACGTGGGCATTTTACCTCAACGCGCGGTGGAAAATACCTTGATGCGTCAATGTTACTGATGCCGTTGGTGCGCTTTGTTAGCGCCACCGATCCGGATTGGATCGCAACGTTGGATGCCATCAAAGATAAGTTGGTGAGCGATGGCCTGGTACGCCGCTACGATATGGCTGAAACTCCCGCCGATGATCTGCGCGGCGAAGAGGGCTCCTTCGCCGCCTGTTCATTTTGGTATGTAGAGTGTTTGGCGCGCGCCGGTCGCATTGAAGAGGCGCATTTTGAATTTGAGAAGTTGCTGAGTTATGCCAATCCACTCGGTTTATATGCTGAAGAGTTTGATTACCGGGGATATGCGCTGGGTAATACGCCCCAGGCGCTCAGCCACCTTGCGCTGATTAGCGCGGCGTTTTTTCTCAATCGCCGTTTAAGTGGCGAAGATCCGCTCTGGCAACCTTAA
- a CDS encoding RNase A-like domain-containing protein — protein MGHTIVRHVGQTPEQMIARLSSPRAPGRVSSFNSVKQAELLISEMLSLKRSQLEGALKYMVPEAKLPLEHRFSYPVGTYIDKGTTTLRKAYTVRVVVRARQFGGRTYYILTAYPAP, from the coding sequence TTGGGACACACTATTGTTCGTCATGTTGGGCAAACGCCTGAGCAAATGATAGCGCGCCTTAGTTCCCCGAGAGCACCGGGCCGGGTAAGCAGTTTTAACAGCGTTAAACAAGCAGAATTACTGATTTCTGAAATGCTTTCGCTTAAGCGCAGCCAGTTGGAAGGAGCACTCAAGTATATGGTTCCCGAAGCAAAATTACCGCTGGAACATCGCTTTTCCTATCCGGTCGGAACCTATATAGACAAGGGAACAACGACGCTCAGAAAAGCCTACACCGTGCGGGTTGTTGTCCGGGCCAGGCAGTTTGGCGGCAGAACATACTACATATTGACAGCCTACCCGGCACCCTGA